From the genome of Chania multitudinisentens RB-25, one region includes:
- the parC gene encoding DNA topoisomerase IV subunit A has protein sequence MSELTQDGVERLPLHTFTEKAYLDYSMYVIMDRALPYIGDGLKPVQRRIIYAMSELGLNNSAKFKKSARTVGDVLGKYHPHGDSACYEAMVLMAQPFSYRYPLVDGQGNWGAPDDPKSFAAMRYTESRLSKYAEVLLGELGQGTVNWVPNFDGTLQEPKMLPARLPNILLNGTTGIAVGMATDIPPHNVREVAAAAIALIDQPGASLEDLLAFVQGPDFPTEAEIITPRDEIRKIYQSGRGSVRMRAVWKKEDGSAVITALPHQVSGAKVLEQIASQMRAKKLPMVEDLRDESDHENPTRLVIVPRSNRIDLEQVMNHLFATTDLERSYRINMNMIGLDNRPQVKGLLEILTEWLVYRRDTVRRRLNYRLEKVLKRLHILEGLLVAFLNIDEVIHIIRSEDEPKPMLIQRFGISDTQAEAILELKLRHLAKLEEVKIRAEQDELAKERDHLQALLASERKLNTLIKKEIQADAQAYGDDRRSPLTEREEAKAMSEHDFVPSEPVTIVLSEMGWVRSAKGHDIDPAGLNYKAGDSFRAAARGKSNQPVVFIDSTGRSYALDPLTLPSARGQGEPLTGKLTPPPGATIEQVLMAADEQKLLMASDAGYGFVCTFNDLVARNRAGKVMITLPDNAKSLPPMEIHSDDDMLLSITAAGRMLMFPVADLPQLSKGKGNKIISIASAQAASGEDKLVWLFVLPPQTSITLHVGKRKLTLRPEDLQKFRAERGRKGTLLPRGLQRIDRVELDLPERILPGNSEE, from the coding sequence ATGAGTGAACTGACTCAGGATGGTGTTGAGCGTTTACCGCTGCACACATTCACTGAAAAAGCCTATCTGGACTATTCCATGTACGTCATCATGGATCGGGCGTTGCCGTATATTGGCGATGGTTTAAAGCCAGTGCAGCGCCGTATTATCTATGCCATGTCGGAACTGGGGCTGAATAACAGCGCTAAATTCAAAAAATCGGCCCGCACCGTGGGCGATGTTCTGGGTAAATACCATCCGCACGGCGACAGCGCCTGTTATGAAGCGATGGTGCTGATGGCGCAGCCGTTCTCTTACCGTTATCCGCTGGTGGACGGCCAGGGGAACTGGGGCGCGCCGGACGATCCGAAATCCTTCGCTGCGATGCGTTATACCGAATCGCGCCTGTCGAAATACGCCGAAGTATTGCTGGGTGAACTGGGCCAGGGCACGGTCAACTGGGTGCCAAACTTTGATGGCACCCTACAGGAACCGAAGATGTTACCGGCGCGGTTGCCGAATATTCTGCTCAACGGCACCACGGGGATCGCCGTGGGTATGGCTACCGACATCCCGCCGCATAACGTGCGTGAAGTGGCCGCCGCCGCCATTGCGTTGATCGACCAGCCGGGTGCTTCGCTTGAGGATCTGTTGGCATTTGTGCAAGGGCCCGATTTCCCGACCGAAGCGGAAATCATCACTCCGCGCGACGAGATCCGCAAAATTTACCAGAGTGGCCGTGGTTCGGTGCGTATGCGCGCCGTGTGGAAAAAGGAAGATGGCAGCGCAGTGATCACCGCATTGCCGCATCAGGTTTCCGGGGCCAAGGTGTTAGAGCAAATCGCCAGCCAGATGCGCGCCAAAAAGTTGCCGATGGTGGAAGATTTGCGCGATGAGTCTGACCATGAAAACCCGACTCGCCTGGTGATCGTACCGCGCTCTAACCGTATCGATCTGGAACAGGTAATGAATCACCTGTTTGCCACCACCGATCTGGAGCGCAGTTACCGGATCAACATGAACATGATCGGCCTGGATAACCGCCCGCAGGTCAAAGGATTGCTGGAGATCCTGACGGAATGGCTGGTTTACCGCCGTGATACGGTGCGCCGCCGCCTGAACTACCGCTTGGAAAAAGTGCTGAAACGCCTGCACATTCTGGAAGGCTTACTGGTCGCGTTTCTCAATATCGATGAAGTGATCCATATCATTCGCAGCGAAGATGAGCCGAAACCGATGCTGATACAGCGTTTTGGCATCTCTGATACGCAGGCGGAAGCGATCCTTGAGCTGAAACTGCGTCATTTGGCTAAGTTGGAAGAAGTGAAGATTCGCGCAGAACAGGATGAACTGGCGAAAGAGCGCGATCACCTGCAAGCGTTGCTGGCATCCGAGCGCAAGCTGAATACGCTGATTAAGAAAGAGATTCAGGCTGATGCGCAGGCTTATGGTGACGATCGCCGTTCGCCATTGACGGAACGTGAAGAAGCCAAAGCGATGAGCGAGCACGACTTTGTGCCTTCAGAGCCGGTCACCATCGTGCTGTCTGAAATGGGCTGGGTGCGCAGTGCAAAAGGTCATGATATCGATCCCGCAGGGCTGAACTACAAAGCCGGTGACAGTTTCCGTGCCGCTGCACGTGGCAAAAGTAACCAGCCGGTGGTGTTTATTGACTCCACTGGGCGCAGTTATGCGCTCGATCCTTTGACGCTGCCTTCTGCGCGTGGGCAGGGTGAACCGCTGACCGGTAAGCTGACGCCACCGCCGGGCGCGACGATCGAACAGGTGTTGATGGCGGCCGATGAGCAAAAATTACTGATGGCGTCAGACGCTGGTTACGGTTTTGTCTGCACCTTCAACGATCTGGTGGCACGCAACCGTGCCGGTAAGGTGATGATTACCTTACCGGATAATGCTAAATCGCTGCCGCCGATGGAGATCCACAGCGATGATGATATGCTCCTGTCGATTACCGCTGCCGGCCGTATGCTGATGTTCCCAGTGGCCGATCTGCCGCAGTTGTCGAAGGGCAAGGGCAACAAGATTATTTCGATCGCGTCGGCGCAGGCGGCATCCGGTGAAGACAAGTTGGTCTGGCTGTTTGTGCTGCCACCACAGACTTCCATCACCCTGCATGTTGGCAAACGCAAGCTTACGCTGCGGCCAGAGGATTTGCAGAAATTCCGGGCCGAACGTGGCCGTAAAGGCACCTTGTTGCCGCGTGGCCTGCAACGCATCGATCGGGTTGAACTGGATCTGCCGGAGCGTATACTGCCGGGCAATAGCGAAGAATAA
- a CDS encoding 1-acylglycerol-3-phosphate O-acyltransferase produces MLLILRAIIVIIYCILVCVFGSIYCLFSPRNPRHVATFGHLFGRLSTVFGLKVELRKPASAVNNGKCIYIANHQNNYDMVTVSNIVQPRTVTVGKKSLAWIPFFGQLYWLTGNLLIDRDNRAKAHGTIAQVVEAFAKKDISVWMFPEGTRSRGRGLLPFKTGAFHAAIAAGVPVVPICVSTTSGKINLNRWNNGHVIIEMLEPVDTSGYSKESVRELAAYCQELMQTKIVQLDAEVAQREAAEK; encoded by the coding sequence ATGTTATTGATTTTACGCGCTATTATTGTCATAATATATTGTATTTTGGTCTGTGTTTTCGGTTCGATTTATTGCTTGTTCAGCCCGCGTAACCCCCGCCATGTCGCGACTTTTGGCCATCTGTTTGGCCGCTTGTCAACGGTGTTTGGCTTAAAGGTTGAATTACGTAAACCTGCCAGTGCGGTCAATAACGGCAAATGCATCTACATTGCCAATCATCAGAACAACTACGATATGGTCACGGTGTCCAACATTGTGCAGCCGCGAACTGTCACCGTGGGTAAAAAAAGCCTGGCGTGGATTCCGTTTTTTGGTCAGCTTTATTGGCTGACCGGCAACCTGTTGATTGACCGGGATAACCGTGCCAAGGCGCATGGGACTATCGCCCAGGTGGTTGAGGCTTTTGCGAAAAAAGATATCTCGGTCTGGATGTTCCCTGAAGGCACGCGTAGCCGTGGCCGTGGGTTGCTGCCATTCAAAACCGGCGCATTCCACGCGGCAATTGCGGCGGGAGTACCGGTTGTGCCGATTTGTGTTTCCACCACCAGCGGGAAAATCAATCTTAACCGCTGGAACAACGGCCACGTGATTATAGAGATGCTGGAACCTGTTGATACCAGCGGATATAGCAAAGAAAGCGTGCGTGAGCTGGCGGCTTATTGCCAAGAGTTGATGCAGACAAAAATTGTGCAGTTGGACGCCGAAGTGGCCCAGCGTGAAGCTGCCGAAAAATGA
- the ftsP gene encoding cell division protein FtsP — protein sequence MSLSRRQFIQASGLALCAGTVPLRAEASKTQTLLPIPPLLESRRGQPFFLTLQRAHWAFINNRKASVWGINGIYLGPTVKVYNGDDVKLIYSNRLTEPVSMTISGLQVPGTLMGGAARMMSPNIDWSPVIPVRQAAATCWYHANTPNRMAPHVYNGLAGLWLVEDENSKNLPLPNHYGVDDFPLIIQDKRLDNFGTPEYDPPAQGGFMGDTLLVNGVQNPYIDVSRGWVRLRLLNASNSRRYSLQLSDGRPLNVIAGDQGFLPAPVAVQQLSLAPGERREVLIDMSKGEEVSITAGEAANIMDRLRGLFEPSNILVSTLVLTLKPTGLLPLVTDNLPMRLLAEPLPDGNASRSREFQLGDKVAGINGVIWDMNRIDVQAKQGTWERWTLHADMPQAFHIQGVQFLIKRVNGALPMAEDRGWKDTVWVDGDVELLVYFNQIASEHFPFLFYSQTLEMADRGSTGQFVVQAAS from the coding sequence ATGTCACTCAGTCGACGTCAGTTTATTCAGGCATCGGGCTTGGCGCTGTGCGCTGGAACGGTGCCGCTGAGGGCTGAGGCGAGCAAAACGCAAACCCTTCTACCCATTCCCCCTTTGCTGGAATCCCGCCGCGGGCAGCCCTTTTTTCTGACCCTGCAACGTGCTCACTGGGCTTTTATCAATAACCGCAAAGCGTCGGTGTGGGGGATTAACGGCATATACCTGGGGCCGACGGTGAAGGTATACAACGGCGATGATGTCAAACTGATCTACAGTAATCGTCTAACTGAACCTGTTTCGATGACGATCAGTGGGCTACAGGTGCCAGGCACCTTGATGGGGGGCGCCGCGCGTATGATGTCGCCGAATATTGACTGGTCACCAGTGATCCCTGTCCGCCAGGCAGCGGCGACCTGTTGGTATCACGCGAACACCCCCAATCGGATGGCTCCGCATGTCTACAACGGCTTGGCGGGCTTATGGCTGGTTGAAGATGAGAACAGCAAAAACCTACCGTTGCCGAACCACTATGGTGTGGATGATTTTCCGCTGATCATTCAGGACAAACGCTTGGATAACTTCGGCACACCTGAATATGATCCGCCAGCACAAGGGGGATTTATGGGGGATACACTGTTGGTGAACGGTGTGCAGAACCCCTATATTGACGTCTCCCGTGGTTGGGTGCGGCTGCGATTGCTGAACGCTTCTAACTCACGGCGCTATTCGCTGCAACTGAGCGATGGGCGGCCGCTGAATGTGATCGCCGGCGATCAGGGTTTTCTGCCAGCCCCCGTTGCGGTACAACAGCTTTCTCTGGCACCGGGTGAGCGCCGTGAAGTGCTTATTGATATGTCGAAAGGTGAAGAGGTCTCCATTACCGCAGGCGAAGCCGCGAATATAATGGATCGCTTACGTGGCCTGTTTGAACCTTCCAACATATTGGTGTCCACACTGGTGCTGACGCTGAAGCCAACGGGGTTGCTACCGCTGGTGACTGACAATCTGCCGATGCGCTTGCTGGCAGAACCTCTGCCGGACGGTAACGCCAGCCGTTCGCGCGAATTCCAGCTGGGCGATAAAGTGGCTGGGATTAACGGCGTGATCTGGGATATGAATCGGATTGATGTGCAAGCAAAACAGGGGACTTGGGAGCGCTGGACGCTGCACGCCGATATGCCACAGGCGTTCCACATCCAAGGGGTGCAGTTCCTGATCAAACGTGTCAACGGAGCCTTGCCGATGGCAGAAGACCGTGGTTGGAAGGATACCGTTTGGGTCGATGGCGATGTTGAATTGCTGGTTTATTTCAACCAGATTGCGTCAGAACATTTCCCGTTCCTGTTCTACAGCCAGACGCTGGAAATGGCCGATCGTGGTTCTACCGGCCAGTTTGTGGTGCAGGCAGCGTCTTAA
- a CDS encoding LysR family transcriptional regulator, with product MKQLLPDPSRINFRLLHYFRVVAEEMNFTQAARRLNISQPPLSKHIKELENQLGVELFKRTTRSIALTLAGRTLFHNVEILLDQANSALNQVQQLGRGEAGHMVIGMVGTSVWGGLIPALKRFAAQAEHATWVLNEQTPSQQIISLQKRHIDLGVWREAKQQTLPGLACQLLAREKLAVVLPVSHPLAESAAIPLKALQHDRFIVLPPNEASLGLYLHNLCLQQGFSPDIAHQVNEPQTLIAMVAEEYGIALLPDSYGRIPWPGVRFCPLEAAPSADLYVIYHADSATPIVHTFLKMLRATNAV from the coding sequence ATGAAACAGCTACTGCCCGATCCAAGCCGGATTAATTTCCGTTTGTTGCACTATTTTCGCGTTGTAGCAGAGGAGATGAATTTCACCCAGGCAGCACGACGGCTGAACATCTCACAGCCCCCGCTCAGTAAGCATATCAAGGAGCTGGAAAACCAGTTAGGCGTGGAGTTATTCAAACGCACCACCCGTTCCATAGCGCTGACGCTGGCTGGCCGCACGCTGTTTCATAATGTCGAAATACTGCTGGATCAAGCGAATAGCGCATTGAATCAGGTACAACAGTTAGGGAGGGGAGAAGCAGGCCATATGGTGATTGGCATGGTGGGAACATCAGTATGGGGCGGCCTGATCCCGGCGCTGAAACGTTTTGCTGCCCAAGCAGAACATGCCACCTGGGTGTTAAACGAACAAACGCCAAGCCAACAGATTATTTCACTGCAAAAACGGCATATCGATCTTGGCGTTTGGCGCGAGGCAAAACAACAAACGCTGCCTGGATTAGCTTGCCAACTCTTGGCACGGGAAAAACTCGCCGTGGTATTGCCAGTTTCGCATCCGCTGGCGGAAAGTGCAGCGATCCCACTCAAGGCGTTGCAGCATGACAGATTTATCGTGCTGCCGCCCAATGAGGCCAGCCTGGGGTTGTATCTTCACAACCTGTGTCTGCAACAGGGTTTTTCCCCAGACATTGCTCATCAGGTCAATGAACCACAAACGCTGATCGCAATGGTGGCAGAAGAATATGGTATTGCGCTGCTGCCAGACAGTTACGGGCGTATTCCATGGCCCGGCGTGCGTTTCTGCCCGCTAGAGGCGGCCCCCTCGGCCGATCTGTATGTGATCTATCACGCCGACAGCGCGACACCGATAGTGCACACCTTCCTGAAAATGTTACGAGCGACCAATGCCGTTTAA
- the xapA gene encoding xanthosine phosphorylase yields the protein MFNQEDAFSCADILRTRLPGFQPRAALILGSGLGALAEVMADTVTFDYTELPGFPVSSVAGHAGQLVAGWLEGVPVLCMKGRGHFYEGRGMQVMTTAVRTFKLLGCEFLLATNAAGSLRKSVPPGSLVALTDHINFMPESPLVGSNDDRFGPRFFSLANAYDRDLRAQLAQVAEKAGVPLAEGVFAAYTGPNFETPAEIRMMQTLGCDVVGMSIVPEVLSARHCGLKVLAVSAMTNYAEGLSDTPLSHEQTLSCAALAAGDFMHLIREFFNSL from the coding sequence ATGTTTAATCAAGAAGATGCTTTTTCCTGTGCCGATATTCTGCGCACCAGGCTGCCGGGTTTCCAGCCGCGCGCAGCCTTGATTCTGGGCTCCGGGTTGGGAGCGCTGGCTGAGGTGATGGCGGATACCGTAACCTTCGATTATACCGAATTACCGGGGTTCCCGGTAAGCAGTGTGGCAGGTCATGCCGGGCAACTGGTGGCCGGTTGGCTGGAAGGTGTGCCGGTATTATGCATGAAAGGGCGCGGGCATTTCTATGAAGGGCGTGGCATGCAGGTGATGACGACTGCGGTACGTACCTTCAAATTGTTAGGTTGTGAATTTTTGCTGGCGACCAATGCCGCAGGGTCGCTGCGCAAGTCAGTGCCACCGGGGAGCCTGGTGGCCTTGACCGACCACATCAATTTTATGCCGGAATCCCCCTTGGTTGGCAGCAACGACGATCGCTTCGGCCCGCGTTTCTTTAGTTTGGCCAATGCCTACGATCGTGACTTGCGTGCGCAACTGGCACAAGTGGCTGAAAAGGCCGGGGTGCCGTTAGCCGAAGGGGTATTTGCGGCTTATACTGGCCCGAATTTTGAAACACCGGCAGAAATTCGCATGATGCAGACCTTGGGCTGTGATGTAGTGGGGATGTCGATTGTGCCGGAAGTGCTTTCCGCCCGCCATTGTGGTTTGAAAGTACTGGCGGTATCGGCGATGACCAACTATGCCGAAGGATTGTCAGATACGCCGCTTTCCCATGAACAGACGCTGAGCTGTGCCGCGCTGGCGGCGGGTGATTTTATGCATCTGATCCGCGAGTTTTTTAACTCATTGTAA
- a CDS encoding nucleoside permease: protein MAIKTRLKVMVFLQFFIWGAWLVTLGSYMINTLHFSGVQVGMVYSSKGIAALIMPSLAGIIADRWIKANYLYGLCHLLGAVALYCAAQVEQPMVMFWVMLFNAMVYMPTIALSNAISYFCLEKHGYDTVKDFPPVRVYGTVGFIVAMWLISFGKIELSNMQLYLAAAVSLVLAVYSLTLPHCPTNNVKRSQSWVSILGLDAFVLFKQKRMAIFFLFAMLLGAALQITNTFGNPFLHDFALNPQYQDSFSVRYPSVLLSLSQISEVFFILTIPFFLRKYGIKQVMLISMAAWTLRFLFLAYGTPAGFGFVLLLLSMIVYGCAFDFFNISGAIFVEKEADHRIRASAQGLFMSMVNGVGAYVGAIVSGEVVDFFTQDGVKDWQSIWLVFSAYTLLLGIIFALTFSYQHRPEQAVGEMQKAH, encoded by the coding sequence ATGGCAATAAAAACACGATTGAAGGTGATGGTTTTCCTCCAGTTTTTTATCTGGGGTGCTTGGTTGGTAACCTTAGGCTCTTACATGATCAACACCCTGCATTTCAGCGGGGTACAGGTGGGGATGGTTTACAGTTCGAAGGGGATTGCTGCATTGATTATGCCGAGTTTGGCGGGGATCATCGCCGATCGCTGGATCAAGGCCAATTATCTCTATGGTTTGTGTCATTTACTTGGCGCAGTGGCGCTGTACTGTGCAGCGCAGGTTGAGCAGCCGATGGTGATGTTCTGGGTGATGCTGTTCAACGCTATGGTTTATATGCCGACTATCGCGCTTTCTAACGCCATTTCTTACTTCTGCCTGGAAAAGCACGGTTACGATACGGTAAAAGATTTTCCACCGGTGCGGGTTTACGGGACGGTCGGTTTTATTGTGGCGATGTGGTTGATCAGCTTCGGTAAAATTGAATTAAGCAATATGCAGTTGTATCTGGCGGCGGCGGTGTCATTGGTGTTGGCCGTGTATTCCCTGACCTTGCCCCATTGCCCAACCAACAACGTGAAGCGCTCGCAAAGCTGGGTCAGCATACTGGGGTTGGATGCCTTCGTGCTGTTCAAGCAGAAGCGTATGGCAATCTTTTTCCTGTTTGCCATGCTGCTGGGGGCGGCACTGCAAATCACCAATACCTTCGGCAACCCATTCCTGCATGATTTTGCACTCAACCCGCAGTATCAGGATAGTTTCAGCGTGCGCTATCCTTCGGTGTTGCTTTCTTTGTCGCAAATTTCTGAAGTATTTTTCATCCTCACTATTCCATTTTTTCTGCGTAAATACGGCATCAAACAGGTGATGCTGATCAGCATGGCCGCCTGGACACTGCGTTTCCTATTCCTGGCTTACGGCACACCCGCCGGTTTTGGTTTTGTGCTTTTGCTGCTTTCGATGATTGTTTACGGTTGTGCATTCGATTTCTTTAATATTTCCGGTGCAATTTTCGTGGAGAAAGAAGCTGACCACCGCATTCGTGCCAGTGCGCAAGGGCTGTTTATGAGCATGGTCAATGGGGTGGGTGCCTACGTTGGGGCGATTGTCAGTGGTGAAGTGGTGGACTTCTTTACCCAAGACGGGGTGAAAGACTGGCAAAGCATCTGGTTGGTATTTTCGGCCTATACGCTACTGCTGGGGATTATCTTCGCGTTGACGTTCAGCTATCAGCACCGGCCGGAACAGGCTGTCGGGGAAATGCAAAAGGCTCATTAG
- a CDS encoding PfkB family carbohydrate kinase — protein sequence MSEFLPTKPILVLGGAVGDVVLTLPHLPRSGEDIEGIPQGRQIGGCAFNVARALRRLNVPVINGMPVGNGDWGMAIESAMQELALPVLLRHSQMDNGWCLALVEPNGERTFITMTGCEAQWNKAQLATLPLEPATIVYANGYELAGETGAALRDWLTRLPFDQWRLIDPGPRVGQLSADFFAMLSDSHTLLTLNRDEVAALCGAGDAVNAAQRFANAHNITLICRLDRDGAWICDGQQPPQHIPVYPVEVIDTIGAGDAHCAGLLAGLSAGWSLPHAVDLANRVAACVVASRGAAGAPDWQQLQQRFPA from the coding sequence ATGAGTGAGTTCTTACCTACGAAACCTATTCTGGTGCTGGGGGGAGCAGTAGGTGATGTGGTGCTCACGCTGCCACACCTGCCACGCAGCGGTGAAGATATTGAAGGTATACCACAGGGGCGGCAGATTGGCGGCTGCGCCTTTAACGTGGCGCGTGCACTGCGCCGCCTGAATGTTCCGGTCATCAACGGCATGCCGGTTGGTAACGGTGATTGGGGGATGGCTATTGAAAGTGCGATGCAGGAGTTGGCTCTGCCAGTGCTGCTGCGCCACAGCCAGATGGATAACGGCTGGTGTCTGGCCTTGGTGGAACCCAACGGTGAACGCACGTTTATCACCATGACCGGTTGTGAAGCACAATGGAATAAAGCCCAGTTGGCGACCCTGCCGCTGGAGCCAGCTACCATCGTTTATGCCAACGGTTACGAACTGGCCGGAGAAACGGGGGCCGCATTACGCGACTGGCTGACACGCCTGCCGTTCGATCAATGGCGGCTGATCGACCCTGGCCCACGCGTCGGCCAATTGAGCGCCGACTTCTTCGCTATGCTTAGCGATAGCCATACCCTGCTCACCCTGAATCGTGACGAAGTGGCAGCTTTATGTGGCGCTGGTGATGCGGTCAACGCTGCCCAACGTTTTGCCAACGCACATAACATTACCTTGATCTGCCGCCTGGATCGTGACGGAGCCTGGATTTGCGACGGCCAGCAGCCGCCGCAGCATATTCCGGTCTATCCGGTTGAGGTGATCGATACCATCGGTGCCGGCGACGCCCACTGCGCCGGTTTACTGGCCGGGCTATCTGCCGGTTGGTCACTGCCACACGCGGTCGATCTCGCCAACCGTGTCGCGGCCTGCGTGGTCGCCAGCCGGGGAGCGGCAGGGGCACCAGACTGGCAACAGCTACAACAGCGGTTCCCTGCCTGA
- a CDS encoding purine-cytosine permease family protein, which yields MSEINRSETWKVESTGIDRVPEAEQTAKPIELFWVWSAANIGILGVVYGAVIVAFGLSFIQSILAALAGVASFILVGYTSFAGKRGRTSTLTLSRVIFGLQGNIAPTTFSWINLMGWEAVNVITGTLTLAALFQATGMSASHALTAFSLLLFGGLTIVVSLLGQNTVVWMQSWFSRIFGTMTLIVVLYIVFTTEWGKVLSLPSGSWLTSFLPAVSVIAAGTGISWAIAGADYSRYQSPQSSDKSIFAAVVGGACLPLMLLMFTGILLSVQLPDLASSANPIALIGSVLPTWMAIPYLLAATAGIVTIAVLSLYSASLNLLTLGVKVKQPLAVSIDALLVLGIAIYVLFISEDFLGPFISFLVFCGVFLSAWAAIFILDYVKLRRHHGYDANALYGLHGQNRGVRKVPLFCWFLGALCGLLVTKTGFIDGPLAKGLFADSSLGLFVSFLISLAGYGLYLTSRGERQ from the coding sequence ATGAGTGAAATCAACCGCAGTGAGACATGGAAAGTAGAAAGCACGGGGATTGATCGCGTGCCAGAGGCCGAGCAAACCGCTAAACCTATCGAACTGTTCTGGGTATGGTCAGCCGCCAATATTGGCATTCTTGGTGTGGTTTACGGGGCAGTGATCGTCGCCTTTGGTCTGTCGTTTATTCAGTCGATCCTAGCCGCTCTGGCCGGTGTCGCCAGCTTTATTCTGGTGGGTTACACCAGCTTCGCGGGTAAACGTGGCCGCACATCAACCCTGACGTTATCGCGGGTGATCTTTGGCCTGCAAGGCAACATTGCGCCCACCACTTTCAGTTGGATTAACCTGATGGGCTGGGAAGCGGTGAACGTGATTACCGGCACCCTGACGCTGGCGGCTCTATTCCAGGCCACGGGCATGAGTGCCAGCCATGCCCTCACCGCCTTCAGCCTGTTGCTGTTCGGCGGTTTGACCATTGTGGTCAGCCTGCTGGGCCAGAACACCGTGGTGTGGATGCAAAGCTGGTTCAGCCGGATTTTCGGTACTATGACGCTGATTGTGGTGCTGTATATCGTTTTCACCACCGAGTGGGGCAAAGTGCTGTCGCTGCCCTCCGGCAGCTGGCTGACCAGCTTTCTGCCCGCGGTTTCTGTGATTGCCGCCGGAACGGGCATCAGTTGGGCCATCGCCGGAGCGGATTACAGCCGCTACCAGAGCCCGCAGTCTTCGGATAAAAGCATATTTGCCGCCGTGGTGGGAGGAGCCTGCCTGCCGCTGATGCTGTTGATGTTCACCGGGATCCTGCTTTCGGTACAACTGCCGGATCTGGCCAGTTCCGCCAACCCGATTGCGCTAATTGGTTCAGTACTGCCAACCTGGATGGCTATCCCTTATCTGCTGGCCGCCACCGCCGGGATTGTCACTATCGCAGTGCTCAGCCTCTATTCTGCCAGCCTGAATCTGCTGACGCTGGGGGTGAAGGTGAAACAGCCGCTGGCGGTATCTATCGATGCGTTACTGGTGCTCGGCATTGCCATCTACGTGCTGTTTATTTCTGAAGACTTCCTGGGGCCATTCATCTCCTTCCTGGTGTTTTGCGGCGTTTTCCTGTCTGCCTGGGCCGCAATTTTCATCCTCGACTACGTCAAACTGCGCCGCCACCATGGTTACGATGCCAATGCCCTCTACGGCCTGCATGGTCAGAATCGCGGAGTGCGTAAAGTTCCCCTGTTTTGCTGGTTCCTGGGTGCCTTGTGCGGACTGCTGGTAACCAAAACCGGCTTTATCGACGGCCCGTTGGCAAAAGGCCTGTTTGCCGATTCCAGCCTGGGGTTATTCGTCTCCTTCCTGATCAGCCTGGCAGGTTACGGCCTGTATCTCACTAGCCGTGGAGAGCGCCAATGA
- a CDS encoding ADP-ribosylglycohydrolase family protein — MIIKKHTYTAILGTLYGQAVGDAMGMPSELWPLQQVRHYFGWINDFLPGPAENIAANEFLAAEYTDDTQQAVALMEALLAANGRIEPERIAHHILLWAERVNAFDKNILGPTSKAALLAVRAGTPIMEIPANGVTNGAAMRIAPLGCLLPSTDLPGFIDAVRLACSPTHKSDIAVAGAFTIAWAISRAIEGADWATIKQELPVRVEQVQQQHITTFSPSLSRRLVWALEYVNKVNTLQDADALAELYHTLGAGMDNIESIPMTLALVELAGTDPQRCAVLAANLGGDTDTIGAMATAICGALHGIGAFPPEWIDRINRANLIDFQPYAEALTRLRNQG; from the coding sequence ATGATAATTAAAAAACACACATATACTGCCATCCTTGGCACGCTTTATGGGCAAGCGGTAGGGGATGCAATGGGGATGCCGTCTGAACTGTGGCCTTTGCAGCAGGTTCGCCATTATTTTGGTTGGATCAACGATTTCCTGCCCGGCCCGGCAGAGAATATCGCTGCCAACGAATTTCTCGCCGCGGAATACACTGATGATACCCAACAGGCTGTTGCGCTGATGGAGGCTCTGCTGGCCGCCAATGGCCGCATTGAGCCGGAACGCATCGCTCATCACATCCTGTTGTGGGCGGAACGCGTTAACGCTTTTGATAAAAACATTCTTGGCCCCACCTCCAAAGCCGCGTTGCTGGCAGTGCGTGCCGGTACGCCAATCATGGAGATCCCGGCTAATGGTGTGACTAACGGGGCAGCGATGCGGATAGCTCCCCTGGGTTGCCTGCTGCCAAGTACCGATCTGCCTGGGTTTATTGATGCGGTCAGGCTGGCATGCAGCCCGACGCACAAATCAGATATCGCCGTGGCCGGCGCCTTTACCATCGCCTGGGCAATCAGCCGCGCCATTGAAGGCGCAGACTGGGCCACCATCAAACAAGAGTTGCCTGTCAGAGTGGAACAGGTACAGCAGCAACACATTACCACTTTCAGCCCATCACTCAGCCGCCGTTTGGTTTGGGCGTTAGAATATGTTAATAAAGTCAATACACTACAAGATGCCGACGCGCTGGCAGAGTTGTATCACACCCTCGGCGCCGGGATGGACAATATCGAATCCATTCCAATGACCTTGGCATTGGTTGAACTGGCGGGTACCGACCCACAACGTTGTGCCGTGCTAGCCGCTAATCTGGGTGGCGATACCGATACCATCGGAGCCATGGCAACGGCAATTTGCGGCGCATTGCACGGAATTGGCGCTTTCCCGCCGGAATGGATTGACAGGATCAACCGCGCCAATCTGATTGATTTTCAGCCTTACGCAGAGGCTCTCACCAGGCTGCGCAACCAGGGATAA